From the Musa acuminata AAA Group cultivar baxijiao chromosome BXJ3-1, Cavendish_Baxijiao_AAA, whole genome shotgun sequence genome, the window AATGCTGTGGAGCATTCAATGGTGCACCAAAATGATGTGGAGAACTCACAGGCCTAGTCGAATGCCCCTTAACTGCTGCTGGTGCAGCAGCAGAAAGCTTCGGAGCATCAGCAGGTGCAGCAGCAGGAGTTACATAACCTATGTTTTTTGGCCTGCTTGAAAATCCATATCGGCAACCAGAAGGAGCTGAAGCTCGATGATCATGAGTATCAGAAGCAGGACCAGGAGCATGGTGCATAGGAAAATGATGCTTATAGTGATGATGGGAGTGGTGCCGATGATGAGGATGATGGTCTGGTTTTGGTTGAGGAGCTGGACTTGGTGAAGCAGTATCGCCTCCACTATTAAAGGAATGCTGAGCAAAAGAGGACAAGCGTATTTGCTTTACTCTACCAAATAAGGTGTGATTTAGACCGAGGTTTCCTGCAGAAGAATTTCGAATCGTTTGAGCCAACTCCTTCCACCTCGGCAAAGATGGCTGCCGATTGCCAACTGCAAGTACAATGGAGGTTTGAACAATTGTTGGAGGAGCAACCGTGGAGCCATTCATATTTGTCAATTTAATATAGAGATTCTGCaacgagaaaaaagaaaattggtATCTGAAAGAAAAACAATAGTTTGTGAAGCAAGTCACTTAAGAGAATTGTAATTATAACTTGCAGCTTATACACCAAAATTGTCATATAATCCATCAAAGATTATTTTTGCCTCAGGAACTACAGTATCATGCTATGCAAGTAAAAACACCCTGCACCAGTAAGAAACGAGCATCGCACATGCTACCTGTTGGCAAATGCGTCACACTTGACAGGCATGGGCACAGCTGCTCTGTCGTATTGACCCAAGgcagcttttttttctttttaagaaatgCACAACTATCCTTACCTAGAATGTCATACTATATTTTCTAGAAAGACTTCCAGTGGATCACTTTTTTCCAAGCCAGTGCTCACCTCAGAAGCACATCTATGTAGCGACCATGATATGGGAAAAAAAAGACCCAACTAGATTAACTGCAGACAAGTGCTTGAAGTGGTAAATAATTAAAACTACAATAACTTTGTATACAAGAATTAGAGCCAAGCTCCTATATAATATATCTATAAAAGGGccctaggctgttaattcaagtcATGCATGCTACAGGACCTTTAACATAATTTTACAGGAAGCTGGCCTGGTACCAATAATATATTGTAACAAACATCATGCAGAAAAAGAAAAGCTTAAAATTAGAAGCAGAAGTATATCTTAAGCAACATTATGGTCAAACCTCATTCAAATTGAGTAGTAATCCAGCCTTCATCTGGTCCTCCAGTTCATCGATTCTATCTTGAACTTGATAGATAGGAAAGTTTAAAGTGAAATTAAAAAGCATTTGCACCTTTTGCAAAAGAAAAGCTTTTTGAAAAGGTATTATGGTGATCCCTCCAGGAAACTTAAGCACCTCAAAGAATGATGAGTTTCCGAACAAGGATGAAGTCAAGTGAAGAGATGACTGCCGTATAACCAAGGACATAAAAGAGGCCCGGAGAATGCTTAGCCCAGTCGATGATAGAGTTGAACTCTTTGGATAAGGCCAAACACCGAAAACCACATTTGTCCAGTTCAATCCACTCAAAGGTTCCAGATAGATTATAGCTACCTGATTAAGTTAAAGCAATAGATAAGATcatgtttacactaacataaacataaaatatatagagTTGAAGAAAGAGTACCGAGGAATCAGGAACACCAATTTCTTCAAAAATGTCAACTTGAAGTTTTCCAATATTGGAACTTAGCAAAGCAACTGGCTTTTGCAATTTGAAGCTCGCAACAATATCAGCTGGCAGAACTTACTCAGTCAGTCAAAACAATCTAAGTTAACCAAATTGATAAACAATGAAAAAGAATAACTAGTACTAAAACCAAATGATGGTGTTTGTATCTGCTGTCTCCAATTAAGAGGTTTGACAAAATACTGACATGATACTTATCGAACAAATCCTGGCTAGAAAAAATTGGAAATTACACTAAATAATGTTATCCATGGTGGAACCAAGGCAGAGAAGAGGCCCTGTAACCTCAAATTTGTTGCTGTACATAGAACCAATCACAAAATTAGAAGGGCGTCAACTCTAGTTGAGTTGAGTTCAAGGCAATGAATATGTTTGATGACCTACATAATTCAATCATTTTACATCAAGAATCCATGTAGCATGTCTTGGTAATTATAGCATTTGATCAGCAGACAGAGAAAAAGTaatagtgacaaaataaagttctCCAAAATAATTTCAAGTTTTCCTATAAAATAATTGTCACATTGTTGCCCGGAAGTGGAAAAGAAATcaccaagataacaaaagcattaGCATATTTTAAAAGTCAAATCTATCAAAAATGCAAAAGATATACTGGGTACAGAAGAATACAAAAACCTAATATGCTGAATGTGTTCAACAGAGAATAGAGCATATACACTAACAAACAAGATGCTAATATACTCTACATTGGCATCTGTTGTATGTGAGGTCTCAAATGCAGAATGCCTAGAAATATATTCATGTAACCATTATATAGCTTATCTAAGTAAGGAAGGCAAGAGTATGTTTCACAAAATTTATAGGACAAAGGAACTAGAAAATGCATTATGTTGCTTGACAATGACTTTGATATCCATCAACATTGATCAATATAGAACCATCAAGAGCACATAAATTTGTAGTCAACATAATGAAGCATAAACAGATTCCTTAGAACCCAACACTTACAACCATGCTAGTGAACATAACTAAAAGAAAAAATTCTCACAAAGAAATAAGAGTTGCAGGATGTAATGTGCATGACAGAAAATAAAGAAATTGATACATCCCACAAGGTGAATTTGGTGCCACAAAAAGATCTCCTGATTTCTTAACTTTGATTTTCATCAATCCATCCAAAACTTGTTTACTCACCTAGCAAGTATTGTTCTGATCAACAAGAAAACCATCCAATGACTAGCATAATGAATTTTGTTTTCCTTAAAAATTTATGGCATAACTCAGTAGGTGAGTAATAAGGTGATCATTCATCATACATAATTACTTGTTCTGCTTAACTGCCTCTTTTGTCTATCCAAAAAATCCCAAAGTTGATATGAGATACCAGTAAAATTTAAACTACAACATATACAAAGCTACTAGGTGTATGATAAATAATTCCAGAGCAAGTCTATATTAGTAGCATGAAATACAGAAATAGTACATGATACAAAACCATATAAGCTAAGATTacgtttttattttcttctttgcagGCTGTCAAATCAGAGTAAAATAGTAACTTTCCTTGTGCAGACAATAAAAAGTTACTCTCTTATGCCTAAAATCAAGGCTCTGTTGATGCTCTTAAAACATAAGTGCAAAATGCATCATCAGATACAAATGTTGAAGTGATTGCTGCTTCTGCATAAAAAGGAAACTGATAGTGAAATCGATGTCACATTTATGACAAAAATATGTATTCTTCTGTGACTTTACTTCTGAATCAAGAGTACTTAAATCGGTCATGATCAAGAGCTCTCGGGCATAAGAATCGCTGTGAGACATTAATAAAGGTATCAGATCTCAAGCAGGACCCAGCACAAACTGAATGTGACGAACTAAATATAAACACTAAAATAGGGAAAACTATCTAATAAAGAAACAGCAGGACGTCCAATATTGCAAAGTGAAACAAAATAAAGTATAACGAGTTGTTGATGACAAGTTCTTAAAGCTTATTGATGTCATTTATAACATAGATAACTCTCAGCACGATAATTGCAAGCAGGTAATTAAAACAACCATTAGTTTCCTAACATAATATAAGGCATTACATTAACCATTACGAGTAACAATTTCAAGAAATAAATCTAACAAATGCAACATCACATTATGGAAAAACCACAAGCCGACAAAATGTAGGCATCCACCAAAACACAACGATAATTTACACAGCTCAACGAGGTCAAACGAAACTCCCCTAATGCAGCCCGACGGCGTAAGGACTCCAAACAACATCCCAAATATCCAAAATTTCGACACTCCGAAACCTCACCTGTGAATCGCGGGTCCTTATCGGGGCGCCCGGAGCCCTCGTACCGCCTCACAAACGGAGGCAACCAGAATACCACCGACAGCAGCAGGGCGAGGCTGAGTATGAGCGACGCGACGCAGCGCGGCCTCGCGATTCGCCCGATCAAGCGGCAGCTCGGGCACCGGGCGCCGGCATTCTCCGCGGCTGCCTCCTGAAGGGCCGCCTGATGCGAAGGCGTCGGCTGCTCGTCCTCGGATTTCCCCATGGCACACCCACCAGATCTCCTCAGTCCGCTTCTCCTCCCCCGCGCACCTCCTGCAATGCCCCCATTGCCGCGAAGGCCGATGAGAAATCAAGAACTCGGCGAAGGGTAGGGTTTGAACGCTTAGGGTTCGAAGAAGGCGAAGAAGAGAGGGAGTGAGAAGGGGGAGGAGAGGAAAGATAATGGAAGGTGAGACAAAGGGAAACTTAAACTGGAGGTCAGTGGTGCGCTTTACTGTGCTTGCAGTTTTaacccttttctttttatttatactATTTAATTACTTTATTcattattatattatcatttatatattATAAACTTTACTTTGCACAAAAGATACTAAAATAGGGATTTTTGCGTTCACCCCCCTAATCCTTCTATTTTTACCATGCATGCCCTGCATCGTGCTATCTAtatctataaaaataaaaatatgtgcaatgtattaatattttaatttctgataaaaaaattgtagatgtgatcatCAATCAATAATCCAAAAAACAATGGAAAATACATCATAAATTCTGGAATTTAGTAAGAAGGCTTTATTGCAATTAGATCCTGCAAGCACGTATACGGAAATTAAGAATTTCGAGAGGTGTTTGTGCAAATTTTGGTCCCTCCTTTGCATTCAAGGAGGAGATAAACAATGGGGCAGAATGTAGTGCATAATCACGGTAATGCCATCGTCGTCAAGCGAAGTGCGTCGGGTGTGGCGGTCGGTGGCGGAATTGATGGGGCAGCGGAAACGGGGACGAAGGCATGGCGTGTCTCTAAGCTTTTGTGCGTTGCTTGCATCCCTTAGAAACAGCATTGAACTGCTACCCAACGATGCATACTTTTCACGTCATAAGCAAGCGACCTGATGCTATCTATGGTGATCCAACGAGTAAAAAGAAGGGAAAGTGAACATGATGATCATTTAACCTAAAATTATGCTTTCATTTATTGCTTTATTTGATGTTCCATGTGATAAAAGGGGAATATTGACCATCCAAGAACTTTAGATGGAAGTTTTTGTCATCGACAATCTCTCTTTCGATTCGAAACGTAGAGGTGATTTTACATATGAGCTACTTACGATTTAACATCGTAATCAGATCGAGTTATCTCTATCTACTTCTCGACTAGTATAATATATACTGTAATGTCATGATTATTTgagaatgaatatatatatatatatatcttttatcgCTATCGAAATACTCGATAAATTATTTCGATCAATAATGATCGGATTCAGTAATTAAAATTAGGAAAATGATAAAAACCTCCGACGATTGAGAAGTCGAAGTAAaatgagtaaataaaaaatagttttgctataatttttagtaagaaCAGGATGGGATGAGTGGAAGTTGATGAGCAATAGGAACAGTACGTTGAGAGAGAAGGAACTCCAAGACGATATGTTCTTGAATTTTGTACTTCCTTACCATCTTGTTCTTATTGCTTTCGCCTCATCATGATTGTCTCATTTCCCTTTTTATTACATTCGATGTCTATTGCTTCGACTTCTATCATcgttagcatatatatatatacatatacacatatatatatatatagtcacatttataattatatttttctcacATTGGCTCCTGAGATAAATATAGTGTGACAATAAAAATCTAGAACTTAATTTTTTTAGTTCTGaatttatatgtgaaaaatagccTCTCATCAAATATTTGTCaattacaaaattttcttttataattaaagTGATGATGCTACAATCACTTTTAAATGACCAAGGATAATAGGCATCAATAAAGTAAATTCTTACATTTGgaattttcttttaataaaaaatcattacattaaatataattacaaattattttttttcataattaaaATGCTGAGGCTATAACAGCATTGTTTTCATTCTCAATTTTTTTAGCTCTTCAACTCATCATTCAATGTCTCCAAAATTTTCTGACATTAACTGCATAAGAAACTGTAACTTATAATTACAAGTGACCTCTAAACAAAACTGAAGTTAACCTAAGATCAGATGAAGAGATCAATAAATATGATACCATTTACAACAATTATATTCCTACCTTCATCATGGAATGCATTGGATTCATCAAAAGAAACAAAGTTAGTAAGCATGTACTAACTCTGAATTATTTTTCTCGCTATGCTTGGAAAGCGAATGCTTTTGTCAAACTGAAATGTCAAAGATATTAAGCCTTTCTGATTTTGGAAAATTATTAGAAGCTAAAAaacattataataaaaattaaaatataaatgattACATATAACGGTGTGTAATTTGGTATCAAATGTAGGCAAAAGAGACTTTAAGATGTGAAGCCAAATAGCCTTACCATTCAGAACAGGGAAAGATAACAATGTATCATATTTATGGAGCAAAAAATTTAAGagcaaattattaaaaaaatccatAGTTTTTAGAAATTCCAACATAGTGTTCCATTTCCAAAAATTCTCACATAaccaattttttattaaaaattaatttaatctcTACATCCATCGCATCATCGTCTTCGTCCTTCGCCTtcgtcaccccccccccctcccccgccCCCGTCTCACCCATTGCTCGTGGCCGCCACCCTCTACCCATGTTTCACCTTTCCTCCATCGTCATCACCTTCGTCACCCCCCTATCTTACCCTTCCTCTATCGATCACATATATTGCGTAAAACCTTTTGTCGAACCCTAATGGGAGAGGCGATGCTGCCCTCATGCGTGATGCAATCGTGGTGTGAGTCCATCTTTCGAGCTTGCTCTCGAGTTTTCATGCTCTCTTCATTGGATATTGCCTCATTAGTGGATTTGATCGCCTTGTCCGCTCTCTCATTCACTCTATCATAATCTACATCATGCTTTTCACCACCCTCTAATATGGATCAAACAATAACTCTTTTCATTGTATCTCACCCTCCTATACCGTCGTTGACAGTGTATCATGCACTTTTGCCCTTACTCGTGGTATGTAGCCCCGATCTTATGCTCATCAACTTTCGATGATGGGCAAtagaggaaaaaaagaaagatgagGATAATAGGTGGTAATACATGAATGCAATAATGGTTGATGAGGTAGAAGCAaacataatattatcattttagaaaataagaATCTTTAAAAAACGGACACAAATTGAAACTTTTTCaatattaggattttttttttaaatttacttaaaattgtatatatttgagaaaaacttaaatatatttttaaaaattaaaaacattaaaaattataattcttataatttaaataatatatttagtgAATCAAGGGCTTAAATGGGCCTTGGGCCTTCACAGGCTTATTTAATTGAACAGCGGGCAATTTAGTTGGCCTAACAAAGGAACTATTTAAGGCCTCGGCATACCCCTCTCTCTTGCGATATCATTGGGTGTCTCGTTAGGGCTTAT encodes:
- the LOC103988643 gene encoding uncharacterized protein LOC103988643 isoform X3: MGKSEDEQPTPSHQAALQEAAAENAGARCPSCRLIGRIARPRCVASLILSLALLLSVVFWLPPFVRRYEGSGRPDKDPRFTADIVASFKLQKPVALLSSNIGKLQVDIFEEIGVPDSSVAIIYLEPLSGLNWTNVVFGVWPYPKSSTLSSTGLSILRASFMSLVIRQSSLHLTSSLFGNSSFFEVLKFPGGITIIPFQKAFLLQKNLYIKLTNMNGSTVAPPTIVQTSIVLAVGNRQPSLPRWKELAQTIRNSSAGNLGLNHTLFGRVKQIRLSSFAQHSFNSGGDTASPSPAPQPKPDHHPHHRHHSHHHYKHHFPMHHAPGPASDTHDHRASAPSGCRYGFSSRPKNIGYVTPAAAPADAPKLSAAAPAAVKGHSTRPVSSPHHFGAPLNAPQHLHAPRAHEESPVPAPNIKSASPLPAVSFTHQQPPSENITDTKPPDGTSSISPSPYTSSASGRCFVHLVFALLPYALLSLR
- the LOC103988643 gene encoding uncharacterized protein LOC103988643 isoform X1, coding for MGKSEDEQPTPSHQAALQEAAAENAGARCPSCRLIGRIARPRCVASLILSLALLLSVVFWLPPFVRRYEGSGRPDKDPRFTADIVASFKLQKPVALLSSNIGKLQVDIFEEIGVPDSSVAIIYLEPLSGLNWTNVVFGVWPYPKSSTLSSTGLSILRASFMSLVIRQSSLHLTSSLFGNSSFFEVLKFPGGITIIPFQKAFLLQKVQMLFNFTLNFPIYQVQDRIDELEDQMKAGLLLNLNENLYIKLTNMNGSTVAPPTIVQTSIVLAVGNRQPSLPRWKELAQTIRNSSAGNLGLNHTLFGRVKQIRLSSFAQHSFNSGGDTASPSPAPQPKPDHHPHHRHHSHHHYKHHFPMHHAPGPASDTHDHRASAPSGCRYGFSSRPKNIGYVTPAAAPADAPKLSAAAPAAVKGHSTRPVSSPHHFGAPLNAPQHLHAPRAHEESPVPAPNIKSASPLPAVSFTHQQPPSENITDTKPPDGTSSISPSPYTSSASGRCFVHLVFALLPYALLSLR
- the LOC103988643 gene encoding uncharacterized protein LOC103988643 isoform X2, whose amino-acid sequence is MGKSEDEQPTPSHQAALQEAAAENAGARCPSCRLIGRIARPRCVASLILSLALLLSVVFWLPPFVRRYEGSGRPDKDPRFTADIVASFKLQKPVALLSSNIGKLQVDIFEEIGVPDSSVAIIYLEPLSGLNWTNVVFGVWPYPKSSTLSSTGLSILRASFMSLVIRQSSLHLTSSLFGNSSFFEVLKFPGGITIIPFQKAFLLQKVQMLFNFTLNFPIYQVQDRIDELEDQMKAGLLLNLNENLYIKLTNMNGSTVAPPTIVQTSIVLAVGNRQPSLPRWKELAQTIRNSSAGNLGLNHTLFGRVKQIRLSSFAQHSFNSGGDTASPSPAPQPKPDHHPHHRHHSHHHYKHHFPMHHAPGPASDTHDHRASAPSGCRYGFSSRPKNIGYVTPAAAPADAPKLSAAAPAAVKGHSTRPVSSPHHFGAPLNAPQHLHAPRAHEESPVPAPNIKSASPLPAVSFTHQQPPSENITDTKPPDGTSSISPSPYTCRCFVHLVFALLPYALLSLR